One genomic region from Amaranthus tricolor cultivar Red isolate AtriRed21 chromosome 12, ASM2621246v1, whole genome shotgun sequence encodes:
- the LOC130828900 gene encoding uncharacterized protein LOC130828900, with product MIPSQLAIVRRRKKRQIELLLLFMVVNNVVTIMYLVMCMMGVIVYEIERPCYSKSEKKHLRQKHLDALIKDSDIVCKSELRVNRCDEDKGGSDEDDEFDDNESVNQSKQSNPSEPSSKKAKKEKAPNEQGRKRKKPEVVDLTSSFNNMSSSFSNHMNEMNKHMSTIASAFSTTQLHEQAIMAREEVEENQKKNLVSELLRIEGLTRFEEMEASKRLASNPSELSLFYQCPDDQWKKEFIINLIHPNLGK from the coding sequence atgatTCCATCTCAATTAGCCATAgtaagaagaaggaagaagagacaAATAGAATTACTACTACTTTTCATGGTTGTTAACAATGTCGTCACAATCATGTACTTGGTGATGTGTATGATGGGTGTAATTGTTTATGAAATTGAACGACCATGTTATAGCAAAAGTGAGAAGAAACACCTTAGACAAAAGCACTTGGATGCACTAATCAAGGATAGTGATATAGTCTGCAAAAGTGAACTTCGTGTGAATAGATGTGATGAAGATAAGGGTGGtagtgatgaagatgatgaatttgatgataatGAGTCCGTCAACCAATCAAAACAATCAAATCCAAGTGAACCTTCTTCAAAGAAAGCCAAAAAAGAAAAGGCtccaaatgaacaaggaaggaaaaggaagaagcCGGAGGTTGTGGACTTAACTTCTTCTTTTAACAATATGTCTTCTAGCTTTTCAAATCATATGAATGAGATGAACAAGCACATGTCTACCATTGCAAGTGCCTTCTCTACTACACAACTACATGAGCAAGCTATCATGGCTCGTGAAGAAGTCgaggaaaatcaaaaaaaaaatttggttagTGAGTTGCTTCGCATAGAAGGATTGACAAGATTTGAAGAAATGGAAGCTTCCAAGAGGTTGGCCTCCAATCCAAGTGAACTCTCACTTTTTTACCAATGCCCGGATGATCAGTGGAAGAAAGAGTTTATAATCAACCTCATTCATCCTAACTTGGGTAAGTGA